The genomic window GGCGCGAACTGGACGTACGGCAGCATCGGGCACGCGTGCGTGGTGATGCGGCGGGAGCTGGACGAGTACATGAGCTACGACGTGGGCGCGCTCTGCCCCGACGACTGGGACCTCGGCCAGCGCCTGATGCTCGGCGGCTGCGACCCCCTCCCCCGGCGTCGctgcctcgcccgcgcctccaAGCTGTTCCGCCGGCCGCTCCCCATCAACGAGTCGCTGTGGGCGCTCCCCGACGACGGCAACGTCCGGTGGAGCCGCTACCACTGCCGCGGCTACCGGTGCCTGTCGGCCCGCAACCCGCGGCGCGGCTACGACCGGTGCGTGGGCTGCTTCGACATGGACAGGGAGAAGCAGCGGTGGATGCAGGGCAGCAACGGCACCACCCTGGCCGACTTCCGGATGGAGGAGGTGCTGGCGGTGAAGCCCGGGGAGATACGGGTGGGGCTGGACGTGACGGTGGGGACGGGGAGCTTCGCGGCGAGGATGAGGGAGCGAGGGGTGAcggtggtgacgacggcggtgaACCTGGGGGCGCCGTTCGCGGAGACGGTGGCGCTGCGTGGGCTGGTGGCGCTGTACGCCGGGCTGGGGCAGAGGCTGCCGCTGTTCGACAACAGCATGGACATGGTGCACACGGGCGGGGTGCTGGATGGTTGGGTGGACCTGCAGATGCTGGACTTCGTGCTCTTCGACTGGGACCGGGTGCTCCGCCCCGGTGGCCTCCTCTGGGTGGACAAGTTCGCCTGCGCGCGCAAGGACCTCGACGACTACATGTACATGTTCCTCCAGTTCCGCTACAAGAAGCACCGCTGGGTCGTCTCCTTCAAGTCCAGGGACGAGGTCTACCTCTCCGCCCTGCTCGAGAAGCCGCTACGCTCCTGATCCACCAGCTCGTATCTCTCTATCTTAGTTACGCTGCAATGCTGCGTCTGATATGTGTTGTTAATCTTAGTAGCTCTGATTCATCTGACACCTCGATGAATAAATAcaattatctatctattatattattaaaggaatagaaaaaagagcatTCATGTTCGttctcatggtctagaaattctaatattaatcggagaaaaagaaataacagagtccatatagaaatacaatttagaaatagctaaaattcggaattaaaaaataaggaatattagaagagtagactagagtccgtatagaaatacaatttagaaatagctaaaattcggaattaaaaaataaggaatattagaagagtagactagagtccgtatagaaatacaatttagaaatagctgaaattcggaattaaaaaataaggaatattagaagagtagaCTAGAGTTCGTTAGAGTtcgtatagaaatacaattaggaaataactgaaatttggaattaaaaataaggaatactataagtagagtatatagcccatatagaaatacaattaggaaataatagaaattcggaattaaaaataaggaatattagaagtagaatatagaatccatatataaatacaattgagaaaaaaaatagaaattcggaattaaaaaataaggaatattagaagaggagactagagtccatatagaaatataattaagaaataatagaaattcggaattaaaaataaggaatattagaagtagagtatagaatccatatggaaatacaatttagaaatagctgaaattcggaattaaaaaataaggaatattagaagaggagactagagtccgtatagaaatacaatttagaaatagctgaaattcagaattaaaaaataagaaatattagaagagtagactagagtccgtatagaaatataattaggaaataactgaaatttggaattaaaaaaataagaaatattagaagaggagactagagtccatatagaaatacaattaggaaataactgaaatttggaattaaaaataaggaatattagaagtagagtatagagtccatatagaaatacaattaggaaataatagaaattcggaattaaaaataaggaatattagaagtagagtatggagtccatatagaaatacaattaagaaaaaaatagaaattcggaattaaaaaataaggaatgttagaagtagagtatagagtccatataggagtTTAAAACTAacttaaaattcggaattaacaaaataaaatgaaaagtagtgtttaaagtccatataaaaatataatttacaaagaactaaaatttgaaattgagaaaaacatgggaataagagtttaaagtcaatataggaatacaattaga from Oryza glaberrima chromosome 6, OglaRS2, whole genome shotgun sequence includes these protein-coding regions:
- the LOC127777819 gene encoding probable methyltransferase At1g29790, whose translation is MAKKSIQRDKEKLGRQRVIGTATPLALLLSWWLPCPRASMEGFCFARCRFTRLVVAMQLVMGVLVICISMASLHRFYTTDALLPGGLDDPARCARFHGAVAGGYSGFDIRALADRVDEVLVQLAELQDKLEATALKIGKKTKKRKGKGKLQQQENMTMTEFQRFLEDEVIHPLYGAHIALRLIRIPRPDPDGGAPAVDPLVNFFAAEETRKYVTAKRNREGRPGAYGANWTYGSIGHACVVMRRELDEYMSYDVGALCPDDWDLGQRLMLGGCDPLPRRRCLARASKLFRRPLPINESLWALPDDGNVRWSRYHCRGYRCLSARNPRRGYDRCVGCFDMDREKQRWMQGSNGTTLADFRMEEVLAVKPGEIRVGLDVTVGTGSFAARMRERGVTVVTTAVNLGAPFAETVALRGLVALYAGLGQRLPLFDNSMDMVHTGGVLDGWVDLQMLDFVLFDWDRVLRPGGLLWVDKFACARKDLDDYMYMFLQFRYKKHRWVVSFKSRDEVYLSALLEKPLRS